The segment TTTGGGCTTGCCCTAGTTTCAGCATTTGGTAGCTCTGGAATCCCTAGCTAGCCCCTAACCTCTCAGAACTTGTTCTCCCGGTAAAATGACAGGGTGAAAAGAGAGATTATAGGCTTATCTTCAAAGATCATACTGAAGTTTGGatctacacacatgcacattcatatAATTAGGTATTACCGTTTTCATCTGAGACATGCTGTCATTCCCGTAGTAGTGCAAAGGACTCTGGGGGTCGGAAAAGTTGTATCTAAAACCAGCAAGGTGAACTTCATGACATATGTGAAATGCCAGCGTGATGGCAATAATTCCTGTTGTTGGGTGTTTGGGTttctggggagtggggaggaacaAAGAGATTGTTCAAAGAATCCAAGTAAGATACTTGTTTCAAAACATATTCGAGTGACTTAACTTTATACAATAGAACTTCTGAACATTTAATCAAGAGGGAAATATTGAAGAAAGGCTCATTGTGCCCTAAGGCTCAAGACCAGACCTTATTCCCTGACCCTGACAAGAACATTAAGGTGTCACTGAAATCTTGGTGTCACTTTGAAATCTTTCAAATGAAATTTCACTACAAATGCATTTGCCCAGAGCACAGCTTATCAAGGGAAGAAGTCCTGTGACACTCAGAGAAAGGAAGCCACTGCCTCTTACTGATTCAGCCTCCTGGTGGACCCATCAGTGCAGCTTAACTCACTAGCAGAATAATGGCAAAAAGCTCCCCATAAATTAGCCTTAGAATAGCTTTTTTTCATAATTCTATTTACAGAATGACTAACTTTAGTCAAGGGATTGTAACATGACACAGTGATAGTAAATATTTGAGCATTTCAGATGGATGTCAGAGTCTCCAACTGAATTATTGTCAACTTAAAACAGCCTCAAGAGGAGGAAACCAAACACTCtttacatacacagacacacagatatagatttcatttaaattaaattaaagattcCTTGCCACATAGGAATTACATATGATTATGATTTTGAGGGGGAAATGACAGTAAAAATCAAACTCCAGGTGGCACATTTATCTGAAAGCCTACCAGTAATTTGCAGAAACATTTCATTGTCTGCTTGGAGGGGAAATGAAAGAAGTTAAAAATCCAGAAGCTTTGGGctctttaatgaaaattaaaaaaaaaatcctagaagcCATCTAGGGCCTAGATGTAAAATTTGGtagttgagcacttgccttgcaagtataaAGCACTGGGTTcacaccaaaaaaacccccagaAGTCACTCAACCTCCCAGATTTTGTCATTTCCCCCATTTCATGTCTTCTGTTTGTTTCCTTTACAACTTAAGAGTACTTGGTCTAATACCAAAACTAGCATCCCCACGTGTAGACCTTTAATTCTTTTCTACATTCGATACCCATACAACCTATGTTAGCAGAATCTTAATCTTTAAACCTTAATCTGTTAAACCCAAGCAGCAAGTAATGTAAAAGTAGACATTCATATACTGTATGTCTCATCTGGGCATCCAGTATGTCCAGAATTATTCTATTACATTCTTCTAGTAAAGTTTCATTCCTTTTCTCCAAGATTacagttttatgtttttctattcGTCCAACAGCTCTGGCCCTTTTTCCTGCTTCAgatgttttttttctaagaaaacagaAGCACTCGGACAAAAGCTATTATCATCTTCCCAACCCCCAGTCTACTTTGTATGTGTTGTCAGTGCTCATTCCTTGCGTGGTTTAAATGTTCCTGTTGCTATTTACATCCAGCCTTTCTTAGTGAACTACATCCCATGTCATCTAGCAAAGTTGTTCCTACAATTAACTCTTTTCTCCCATCATAATTGAAATTTTCTTCGTTAAATCATTCCCTTCAATATACACATCATTTGTCTTTTAGAAACAACTTTCCTTGATCCCTTCAATTTTTGCTCCCATTTCTGTGTACTACTATTCTAGTAGAACTCCCTAGAGATTTTGTCTCATCTCTTATATTCATTCTCTTTAGTACAGTTCAAGGAcactttcttcccccccccctttttttcatttcactaGTATAACCTCTGTTTCTAAAACCAGCACTGAGTATTTTTCCTTGGCCTCTGGACAGTTTCTGACACAGCTGACCTCCATATGTAGCAATGTCCTCATTTGGCTTCTGGGAAAGTGTCCTGCTAGAACTTTAATCTAGTTACAACTAGTTCTACTGTCACCTTTAAGTGCGATCAGGTTATTCCTCTGCTTTTAAAGATAccacctaaaacaaaaacaaggaaggTGAATCTGGTCATATCTCGGTTTTAGGAAAGTAGAActggaaattaataaaatatgaagcTGTCCTTACCCTGCAGAATTACTAAAAAATaggattaaaatgaaaatatgtatgcTTTTTCGCCTGGAAATTCCACTTCCAGGACACTGCTCTACAGAAATCACacagatataaaaaatatttctgtaaattgcctgccatagaggcagggggtggggcgaagtcggggtggcgggagggatactggggacattggtgatgggaaagctacactggtggagggatgggtatttgatcattgtataactgaaacccaatcatgaaaacttagtaactgtatttcatggtgattcaatacaaaaggtaaaaataaaatattcctataaACAACATTACATATAAAAGGGGAAAAGCTGGATACAAGCCCAAATGTCTTCTAATGAAatagagactggagcaataatagtactaaacacagggtgcttgccttgcggcagacccagcttcaattcccagcaccccatatggtcccaaaagccctaccaggggtgatccctgtgccaaaacaggagaaaaccctgagcactgccagatgtgacccagaaacaaaacaaaaaaaaatagttaaatggAAGTAAAAGTAGAGTGATAGCTCTAGCATAGTTGCAATTATATTtaacaaaacatctttttttttttttgattcacctaggagcaagccctgagtaccacagggcttgctcctaggtgtgtgctcaggggaacatatatggtgctggaggaactaactctggtcagctgtgtgccagacaaGTCTCCTCCCTGTTGTCTCTCTGACCCACCAAAAATTTTGTGTGTGGGTctagtatagaaaaaaaaattttttttcaattttggaatGCATGCTACAGAGAAAATAGAGggatttgcttttgatttttttttgcactaCTTTATAAGTAAAACTTTATGTTTTTTTGAACTACTTTATACTTGATTTCAAGTGTGTAGTACTTGAGACGTGTCATCACCATCTTTATCATTCCAGAGAAAAGAAGTGATGTGTTCGTTTCTTTATATCCCTACTTTACTGCATTGGAAAGGCTCCCTTCAGTTGAGTTATCATGGTACAATTACTCACACTACAAATGAAAAACATCTCTGCCTCTGTGCATGTCCcaagtgatatttattttctggAGATTGTAGATAAACAGGGCGACAAAAGTCAAAGTCAATGAGACTTAAAGAATTTAGTTTCATGAAATCTCAATATTGCTACAATTACAATTTTGTTTCTTCTGCTACTGCAGAAATATGTCTGGACTACCTTAttaccctcccttccctttcctctggcTTTCCTGTGATATTTGTATCAGAGTTCTTCAGATACTTCTCTTTAGATTAAAAGATGCGCTTCTAAAGCCAGTGCTGCTACTCTGAGCACTCAGTGGCCCATTTACCATCCCTCGCTTCCATCAGACACACTTAACTGCAAAACATTTTGAGTGATTTCATGAGACATGAGGGATTTGAGCATGTGGAAGGAGACCCAGACGCACAGCGCAAGAGCAGGGAAGTGCGAGAGGGAATGGACCATTCACAGGTACCTTATTTcaccaactcagatttgatcctcacAAATGGCCTCATGAGTTGTGGTTCTCCGTCAGTATTGAGAACCCCAGGGGACCTACCCAGGGAGAGCTTTCACATGAGATAATGTCAGGGAAGAAACATACCTGGTCTTTGGGAAACACTTTTGGGAAATGAAGCAGTTCATAAGCCGCTGTTCTGATAATGAAGGGATCTAATATTCTGAGTTGATATGGTTTATAGATGAGGTTTATGGCTGGTTTCTTCCAAAAGCCATTAAtgttctgaaatttaaaaaaataaaagaaaatagagctgcgtgtttctttttttttttttccgaggaAGAAAAAGCAATAGGAAGATCAGTTTTGCCAACTTACTATTTTGCTGCCTGTCATCAATCCCCATAGCCACTTTAAATCAAGTGGCTTAAAAGCAGTAAGAATCACTGTGGTGTTAGGATCATTATGACTGGGATCTGAAAAAACAGATTCTGGATAAAAAAGTCGGAAGGTTGTTCTTCTCCCAACATCTTCTTCATGTCCTAAAATAGGACCATTATTCATTCTGTgggtaaaacaaaagaaatgcacaGTATGAATCATGTCCATCACAGTTTACAGATTTCTGAATTGAGTAAGTACCAGCCTTATATGGGAGCTAGAAGGTACTCATTTGATAATGCATAACAGCCAAGTAGTTTCTTTCCTTACAGCAACTCTTTAATTGAAGgcataaatgttctttttttactTGACCATTGTGGGGCCTTCATAATTCAGTATTACCCCcagtaaaaattaaacagaacACAAATGGGAACTACAGAATACTAATGCTGAAAGTTGGGAGGACAAGACAGACCCCTTGGATTTGCAGTAAAGGGCAAAATTTACTGGTCTAAAAGGTATGCTTCCCTAAGGTTACAATCATATAGTACATGAACATATGCTTAAGTGACAAAAAGGCTATGATTTATGATATTGAGAGGACCCACCAAAACTCAGACTGAAAtaaaggatatatatgtataatgctACATTACACCCAAGCACAACCAAATAAATGTCTGTTCCTAAAGTGAACTAAAGAACCATGAAGGACCTAcagttgtgtttgtgtatgctcAATGTTAGTATTGAATCTGCACTATTTATGAGCACATTGTGAAGACATGCAATTAAAAGAAATGCTTtgtaccgctaggagtaattcctgagtatagagccaggagtaatccctgagcattgctgggtatgacccaaaaagcaaaaaaaaaaaaaaaaaaaaagaaatgctttgttTCCAAAACAGTGTCCCTTTGGACGAGAAATACTGTTTACCCTTTGCCACGCTCTATGTAATAGAAAACAGCCCTACTAACACTTGGACTGACTTTCGTAATGTTGGACCCATGTTATTTCCTGGCAAGTGCTTCCTATGGTTCTAAGTGAtcagattttaaaagtataagaaaGTTGtgtgtgaaaataatttttggggggttgggcttgttttttgtttggcgGGGAtagtttaggggtcacacccagtgatgcttgagttactcctggctctgcactcaggaattactcctggcagtgctcaggggaccatatgggatggtggggatcaaacctgggttggacgcgtgcaagcccaacaccctacctgctgtgctatcgctctggctcctccAAATAGTTTTACAGATAAATGTTCACAGCTTTCTCATAAGGGattaacaaagagaaaatgagatgaTCTTCCTCACAATAATCCAGCAAAACCCACAGCACTGGCAGGTCACCCCAGTGCACTACCCCAATGTGTGTAGTTTTTCCTACTTTCCACAAGACTCTTCAAAACCACTTCCAAAGCACATCCGATGACCCCAGATGACCTGAAACTAACCCTTCAGTGAGAAAACAGAAATGTCCTATTTCCTGCCTCTGACATCTGTGAGATGATTGGCAGCTGTAACTATAATTctagtttgcttgttttttttttcttcaccacACTAGCCTTTTACTCTAATACTCAACAGTGTACCAATATGCTGTAACTCCTCCTACCCTCACAAAAGCATAGAAAACCAAATTTTCTGACTCTATAGTCATCTCTAGTCATCATCTCCTGCCTCAACTCCACAGTAAGTTCTCTCATAAGAGTTGCTTATACAGGTATTTCCACTTTACCTTTCATTCTCTCATCCTGTTCAGAGACTTCCCCCTTCACCCAACCCCCAACTTTGCAAGTTTGCTTTTGTCCAGAGTGCCAGTGGACTGCTCtgcagttggaagcttgtcacaagtgtgtgtgtgtggggggggggggggggatggcggggtggggaagggcacTTAGGATAGAGagggaaccactatgacaatcatagttagaaatgatcactttggataagaacttaatgctgaaaggaggtaaaggatatacatgataaccttctagactgtattgcaaatcataatccCCTAAATGAAAGagggagtgaaagaaagaaagatgaaaagtgtctgccatagacacaaactgggggcaggggcagggggaaggcaggcagcagggaaactggggacaatggtggtgggaaatgtgcactggtggagggacgggtattggaacattttattaaatactttttttggcttttgggtcacacctggtggatgctcaagggttatacCTGATtttaaactcaggaattattcctggcagtgctctggggaccatatgggatgctggggtcgactcagctgtgtgcaaggcaaatgccctacccactgtactatcgcttcggcccaATGTTGGAACATTTTTATGACTAAAACCCTATCACGAACAACCCTGTAactgtttcatggtgattcaattaaaataatatttataatcataatttttttctttttgggtcacacctggcaatgcacaggggttactcctggctctgcactcaggaattacccctggcggtggtcagggagccatatgggatgttgggattcgaacacgggttggccgagtgcaaggcaaatgccctacccgctgtgctatcgctccagccgccataataataatatttttttaaaagagtgtcAGTTTTATCAACCATGGTTCTGTCTTGTGGGACCTCTTACTCGTACTGGATGTGGTCAGTCCCTCCCTGTTTTAAACATTGTGCTCTCTTGGCATCTGTGGTCAACTTTCTCCTATCTACCTTACTAGAAGATAcatctcttgctctttttttgtttgctcaaCTCATATTTTTAAGGGGATACTAGAGTGGCACCTGAATCTTTGCACAcgactgactctggttcaattcctaccATTGAATATAAATTTGGACTTATAGCAGAAGCTTACAAAGTGTTAGGAACCCTGAATAGGTATCAAATAAGGTACCAAATAAGCTGAATACATAGGGCCAATAGGGTCCCTCCACTTTTCAGCCCAGAGCAgccatattttcatgttttatatattgTGGTGTCACAAAGCTGTTTGAACTGGAACAAAATAACAGAATTGTAAGGCAAAAAGATTTGCTCTGAATTTtcaagtgtgaccccaagacaaaaacaaagcaaaaagcttTTAAAAGGTTAGCTAAAGTTTACCTTTCATGTTGATAAGTACTTCCTTTGAATCTAGGTTGTGATTCAGAGTAATAATGATACTGCCATCAGAGCTATTAGTCTCCTCAAAGAGATACCTATACAGGGGTTGGACCTGTCATAGCATTAAATATGTATACCcttctcttaattttttataattagacACCTTGATTCGTGCAACAAAAATGCACTGTTATTGTTTTGAAGATATTTATTGGTTAAGGAATGACtttctttaaattctaaaatcaatagctttgttttatagtttctggatgttggccgatgatgggattatatggcaccaggggcagtttctgggtgtgactgcctagctactggaaaatgggggatctgggcagaagaggcccagtcccgattcgagcaggcttggagatctcagccccgggtcccgcactcCTGGGtacctctgccagttcctttatgtgtgaagctcgcccgaacatgtggagagggaccttgagcatggctgtggctgggttccagaagtctttGACTGCTGGGGATCTgctcgggcagggagggaaactcaacataCCCCctcaaggggccctggtgaagacagccaggcacaggggcaacagactcttatagcctagttcttcctctcgaagaacctggcaagctaccaagagtttcctgcccacatgggagagcctggcaagctccccatggtgtattcatatgccaaaaccagtaacaatgatgggtctcattcccctgaccctaaaaaagcctccaatgctgcactgttgggaaggacgagtaaagaaaggcttctaaaatctcatggctaggatgaatggagacattactgagaccgctcaagaaaatcaacgatcaacgggaagatgatgatgatgatgatgatgatgatgatgatgatgatgatgatgatgatgattttgagcatagccaggagtaatccctgagcagacccaggaataagcactCAGACGACTACCACACCTCCCCTCatatataagtgtgtatatatagatatatatgtatatatatcatatatatgtatatatacatacatatatatatatacacatacacacggggagggaaactcaacccgcccccctccaaagtgcctcagtgaagacagccaggcggggggggggggggtgggcaggagactccatccctctctgccccgagcagagccctgggagctgaagactccagaacccagccacagccatgttcaaggccactcgccacatgctcagatgagccccactcatgaaggaactggcagagaaacccaggtgcatgggacttggggctgagaactccaaatctgctcggattgggactgcgcctcctccacccagatcctcctttGTTcactagctaggcagtcacacccacaaactactcccagtgctgtgtaattccatcaatggccaagatccagaga is part of the Sorex araneus isolate mSorAra2 chromosome 2, mSorAra2.pri, whole genome shotgun sequence genome and harbors:
- the ST3GAL6 gene encoding type 2 lactosamine alpha-2,3-sialyltransferase isoform X2; the encoded protein is MNNGPILGHEEDVGRRTTFRLFYPESVFSDPSHNDPNTTVILTAFKPLDLKWLWGLMTGSKININGFWKKPAINLIYKPYQLRILDPFIIRTAAYELLHFPKVFPKDQKPKHPTTGIIAITLAFHICHEVHLAGFRYNFSDPQSPLHYYGNDSMSQMKTNAYHNVTAEQLFLKDIIQKNFVINLTQD